The Cloacibacillus sp. sequence GCTTCGCGCGTAGATGCCGCGATAGAGATGACGGGATTGTGCGAGCAGAGGAAAAAATATCCGCAGCAGCTTTCCGGCGGCCAGCAGCAGCGCGTGGCACTTGCGCGCGCCATCGTGCTGAACCCGGAATTTCTGCTCCTTGACGAACCCCTGTCGGCGCTTGATGCTAAGGTGCGCGTAAAACTGCGCCGCGAGCTGCGCCGCATACAGCGGCAGCTTGGCATCACGACGATAATGGTGACGCACGACCAGGAGGAGGCGCTCTCCATGGCCGACCGCGTCATCGTGATGAACAACGCCTCTATCGAGCAGATAGACACTCCGCAGAATATCTATGAATCGCCGAAAAGCCCTTTCGTCGCGGATTTCGTAGGCACGGTGAATTTTATGAAGAGCCGCAGCTGGGCCATTCGCCCTGAGAGTTTAAAGATATATCAAAAGGCTGGCGCAAACGGCGCCATCCCGGCAACAATATCAGAGATCGAGTTCCGCGGCGCCTTCTACCGCGTGGGGGTAGCCTCAGACGACGGCGAGTTCACCGTAGACGTGCCGTCCCAGCAGGGGCGGCGGCTGCCTTTGCGCGCCGGCGCCGGCGTTTTTCTTGACATCCCTGCGGAAAAAATGATCTGCCTCGAGCGCGCGCTGTGATAAAGGTCAAAAACGGCAGCAGGTTCCAGCTCTTTCTGCTCGTTTTTTCGATATTATTTCTCTTAGCCGCTGTCGTCTGCC is a genomic window containing:
- a CDS encoding ATP-binding cassette domain-containing protein — protein: NIGIVFQSYALFPNMTAADNIGYGLWNRPCSRAEAASRVDAAIEMTGLCEQRKKYPQQLSGGQQQRVALARAIVLNPEFLLLDEPLSALDAKVRVKLRRELRRIQRQLGITTIMVTHDQEEALSMADRVIVMNNASIEQIDTPQNIYESPKSPFVADFVGTVNFMKSRSWAIRPESLKIYQKAGANGAIPATISEIEFRGAFYRVGVASDDGEFTVDVPSQQGRRLPLRAGAGVFLDIPAEKMICLERAL